One window of the Pedobacter ginsengisoli genome contains the following:
- a CDS encoding DUF3127 domain-containing protein: protein MELKGKVHEIGALQQVSETFKKRDLIIEYAENPTYPEYIRFEALQDKTALFDSLKPGDDVEVAFNLRGRPWTDKTGKTSYFNSLVVWRINALTNSAAAATPAYAPPADLSSAPGEEDDLPF from the coding sequence ATGGAATTAAAAGGAAAAGTGCATGAAATTGGTGCATTACAGCAGGTGAGTGAGACTTTTAAGAAACGCGACCTTATCATAGAATATGCAGAAAACCCTACTTATCCTGAATACATCAGGTTTGAGGCTTTACAAGATAAAACAGCTTTATTTGATAGCTTAAAGCCAGGAGACGATGTAGAAGTTGCATTCAATTTACGTGGTCGTCCGTGGACAGATAAAACCGGAAAAACATCTTATTTTAACAGTTTAGTAGTGTGGCGCATTAACGCATTAACAAATAGTGCCGCAGCAGCTACTCCAGCATATGCTCCGCCAGCTGATTTAAGCAGCGCGCCGGGCGAGGAAGATGATCTTCCTTTCTAA
- a CDS encoding sensor histidine kinase, translated as MKLSVLVLIAALAVGISIGLVNFYFQHSWYFMLMSFGVSFLTCFIVFYYLLEKYIYSKIVLIYKLIHNLKLGKDLKDALGEYVSSDPINDVEQEVKEWAGAKKREIDVLKKQEQFRREFLSNVSHEFKTPLFAIQGYIDTLQDCLVDDPEQAAKFLTKAGKNVERLSYLINDLDSISKLETGEIPINYEKFDFVLLAKEVMEGLEDKAKLREITLSFKEKYTHPAFVNADREKIRQVMINLIQNSLKYGREHGGSTAIKIFELHDQYLIEVTDDGIGIDEKHLPRLFERFYRIDSHRSREEGGTGLGLAIVKHILEAHQQIISVRSTLQIGTTFAFTLEKVG; from the coding sequence ATGAAATTAAGTGTATTGGTTTTAATTGCCGCATTAGCCGTTGGTATTTCAATAGGCCTTGTAAATTTCTACTTTCAGCATAGCTGGTATTTTATGCTGATGTCGTTTGGCGTATCATTTTTAACCTGTTTTATTGTTTTCTATTATTTGCTCGAAAAATACATTTACTCTAAAATAGTACTTATATATAAGCTTATTCACAACTTAAAACTGGGTAAGGATTTAAAAGATGCGCTTGGAGAATATGTGAGCTCCGACCCTATTAACGATGTTGAACAAGAAGTAAAAGAATGGGCAGGGGCCAAAAAGCGTGAAATTGATGTTTTAAAGAAACAGGAGCAGTTCAGAAGAGAATTCCTATCTAACGTTTCGCATGAATTTAAAACTCCTCTTTTTGCTATACAAGGCTATATAGATACTTTGCAAGATTGTCTTGTGGATGATCCCGAACAAGCTGCCAAATTTTTAACTAAGGCCGGCAAGAATGTTGAAAGGTTAAGTTATTTAATAAATGATCTTGACTCCATATCGAAGTTAGAAACAGGTGAAATTCCGATTAATTACGAGAAATTTGACTTTGTTCTGCTGGCAAAAGAGGTAATGGAAGGCTTAGAGGATAAGGCAAAACTTAGAGAGATAACCTTGTCTTTTAAGGAAAAATACACCCATCCGGCATTTGTAAATGCTGATAGAGAAAAAATCAGACAAGTAATGATTAACCTGATTCAGAATTCTTTAAAATATGGCAGAGAACACGGAGGCTCAACCGCTATAAAGATCTTTGAACTTCATGACCAGTATTTAATTGAGGTTACTGATGATGGAATAGGCATCGACGAAAAACACTTGCCTCGCTTATTTGAGCGTTTTTATAGAATTGATTCGCACAGATCGAGAGAAGAAGGTGGTACAGGCTTGGGATTAGCTATTGTAAAACATATACTTGAAGCTCATCAGCAAATTATATCTGTAAGAAGCACTTTACAGATCGGAACAACATTTGCCTTTACACTTGAAAAGGTTGGCTAA
- a CDS encoding HD domain-containing protein: MNPIIEKTIEFVKETLADAEAGHDWFHIERVYKTALTINEQEKGDELIVALAALLHDIADPKFNDGDEEIGPRIAGDFLKSIGVDSSIIEHVKQIIINLSYKASLGTVTFHSKELDIVQDADRLDAIGAIGIARAFTYGGYKNRVLYDPEVKPNLNMSKEEYKNSTGPTVNHFYEKLFLLKDLMKTPAGKNIAQKRHNFMQEYLDQFYNEWAGMK; encoded by the coding sequence ATGAACCCTATAATTGAAAAAACAATTGAGTTTGTTAAAGAAACATTAGCAGATGCAGAGGCGGGTCACGATTGGTTTCATATAGAGCGCGTTTACAAAACTGCTTTAACAATTAACGAACAAGAAAAAGGCGATGAATTAATTGTTGCACTGGCTGCGCTGTTACATGATATAGCAGATCCGAAATTTAATGATGGCGATGAGGAAATTGGTCCGCGTATAGCAGGCGATTTTCTTAAAAGTATAGGTGTTGATTCATCAATTATTGAACATGTAAAGCAGATCATTATTAATTTAAGCTATAAGGCCAGTTTAGGAACCGTTACTTTTCATTCAAAAGAACTCGACATTGTTCAGGATGCGGACCGGCTGGATGCAATAGGCGCCATCGGAATTGCCCGTGCATTTACTTATGGGGGCTATAAAAACAGGGTACTTTATGACCCTGAGGTTAAACCTAACCTGAATATGAGTAAAGAAGAATATAAAAATAGTACGGGTCCTACTGTTAATCACTTTTACGAAAAACTCTTTTTGCTTAAAGATTTAATGAAAACCCCGGCAGGAAAAAACATAGCTCAAAAACGCCATAATTTTATGCAGGAATATCTTGATCAGTTTTATAACGAGTGGGCCGGAATGAAATAA
- a CDS encoding DUF47 domain-containing protein, which produces MNSIFKFFTPKDKKFQPLFEQAGSNVLKISEALLLALSATDVEKRKEYIKEVERLEHVGDDITHSIFLELSKNFITPFDREDIHALASAVDDIADYIHASASNIELYNVKNVGDAMIKLAELLVEMCTDLDKAIRELRSFKNIRVIADACVRINSGENQADYVCNLAIARLFEFETNAIELIKQKEVLQTLEMATDKCEDAANVLESILVKNA; this is translated from the coding sequence ATGAATAGTATTTTTAAGTTCTTCACCCCTAAAGACAAAAAGTTCCAACCGCTATTTGAACAGGCTGGAAGTAACGTATTAAAAATTTCTGAAGCGCTATTGCTTGCATTAAGTGCAACTGATGTAGAAAAAAGAAAAGAGTACATTAAGGAAGTTGAACGTTTAGAGCATGTTGGAGACGACATTACTCATTCGATTTTCCTTGAACTTAGTAAGAACTTCATCACTCCTTTTGACAGGGAAGATATCCACGCGCTAGCTAGTGCGGTTGATGATATTGCTGATTACATTCATGCTTCGGCCAGTAACATTGAATTATACAATGTTAAAAATGTAGGTGATGCAATGATCAAACTTGCTGAGCTTTTGGTAGAAATGTGTACCGATTTGGATAAAGCAATCAGAGAATTAAGAAGTTTTAAAAATATTCGCGTTATTGCCGATGCCTGTGTAAGGATTAACAGCGGTGAAAATCAAGCCGACTATGTTTGTAATTTAGCAATTGCCCGTTTGTTTGAATTTGAAACCAATGCTATTGAATTGATCAAACAAAAAGAGGTGTTACAGACCCTTGAAATGGCTACTGATAAATGTGAAGATGCGGCTAATGTGCTGGAATCTATTTTGGTAAAGAACGCTTAA
- a CDS encoding inorganic phosphate transporter produces MVTTLLVVVIILAIGFDYINGFHDAANSIATIVSTKVLSPFQAVLWAAVFNFAAYFYFTDHKVANTIAKTVVENFITLEVILAGLIAAITWNLFTWWFGIPSSSSHTLIGGFAGAGMAKAATVGASVMSAINLAPILKVVAFIVLAPVIGMIISVIISIIILHISKNARPSVAEKWFKRLQLISSAALSFTHGGNDAQKVMGIIYVSMVAANALKTGDPMPEWIPISCYAAIALGTMSGGWKIVKTMGSKITKVNAFEGVAAESAGAVTLGITEHFGIPVSTTHTITGSIVGVGLLKRVSAVRWGVTVSLLWAWVLTIPVSATLAAIVYGIIHLFF; encoded by the coding sequence ATGGTAACTACCTTATTGGTTGTTGTAATTATCCTCGCAATAGGATTTGATTATATAAATGGCTTTCACGATGCAGCAAATTCAATTGCTACCATCGTTTCTACAAAAGTGCTTTCTCCTTTTCAGGCAGTGCTATGGGCAGCGGTATTTAACTTTGCTGCTTATTTTTACTTTACAGATCATAAAGTGGCTAATACCATAGCCAAAACTGTTGTTGAGAATTTTATAACACTTGAAGTTATCCTGGCAGGCCTTATTGCTGCCATAACCTGGAATCTTTTTACCTGGTGGTTCGGTATCCCTTCAAGTTCATCGCATACGTTAATTGGTGGTTTTGCTGGTGCTGGTATGGCAAAAGCAGCTACAGTAGGCGCAAGCGTAATGTCGGCAATTAACCTTGCCCCAATTTTAAAAGTTGTTGCCTTTATTGTTCTGGCTCCTGTAATTGGTATGATCATTTCGGTTATTATTTCGATTATCATTTTGCATATTTCCAAAAATGCAAGGCCATCTGTAGCTGAGAAGTGGTTTAAAAGACTACAGCTAATCTCTTCTGCGGCCTTAAGTTTTACCCATGGTGGTAATGATGCTCAAAAAGTAATGGGTATCATTTATGTTTCTATGGTGGCGGCAAATGCTTTAAAGACCGGAGACCCAATGCCTGAATGGATTCCTATTTCATGTTATGCTGCAATTGCATTAGGTACTATGAGTGGTGGATGGAAAATTGTAAAAACCATGGGTTCTAAAATCACTAAAGTAAATGCTTTTGAAGGTGTAGCTGCAGAATCTGCAGGTGCAGTAACCTTAGGTATTACAGAACATTTTGGTATTCCTGTTTCTACTACACATACCATTACCGGCTCAATTGTAGGTGTTGGTTTATTAAAAAGAGTATCGGCAGTACGCTGGGGAGTTACCGTTAGCTTGCTTTGGGCATGGGTATTAACTATTCCGGTTTCTGCAACACTAGCTGCAATTGTTTACGGAATTATACACTTGTTTTTTTAA
- a CDS encoding class I SAM-dependent RNA methyltransferase produces MQVFHTKSKVIITCNKRLSQYLLDEVKALGYDVVRDFPTGVELNITLSECIRLNLNLRCASQILYCLKSFKAKNPEELYGEMVNIPWEELIDFSGYFSVTSNVDNPTITTPLFANLKVKDAIVDRIKDKKGIRPNSGSDANKAVIHLYWKDNDADVFIDTSGETLAKHGYRKIPGKAPMLEALAAATVLSTQWDQKSPFVNPMCGSGTLAIEAALIATNRRPGLFRMNYGFMHIMGYDEQIFFAERRILKDQVIKNIELQIIATDISEDAVDVSRRNAKTAGVDTLITFEVCDFAETMVPEGGKGVVVFNPEYGERLGVHSKLELTYKRMGDFMKQNCKGYFGYIFTGNPDLAKKIGLKATRKIEFYNGKLDCRMLEYELYDGSRRPEGERPVKD; encoded by the coding sequence ATGCAAGTTTTCCACACAAAAAGCAAGGTTATCATAACCTGCAATAAGCGCCTGTCGCAGTATTTATTAGATGAAGTTAAAGCCCTTGGCTATGATGTAGTAAGGGATTTCCCTACGGGGGTAGAATTAAACATCACTTTATCTGAATGTATTAGGCTAAATCTAAATTTAAGGTGTGCCAGCCAGATTTTATACTGTTTAAAAAGCTTTAAAGCAAAAAATCCGGAAGAGCTTTACGGCGAAATGGTGAATATCCCGTGGGAAGAATTAATTGATTTTTCAGGGTATTTTTCTGTTACTTCAAATGTGGATAACCCAACTATTACTACTCCGCTTTTTGCCAATTTAAAGGTAAAGGATGCAATAGTTGATCGTATTAAAGACAAAAAAGGCATTAGGCCTAATTCAGGTTCTGATGCCAACAAAGCCGTAATCCATTTATACTGGAAAGATAATGATGCAGACGTATTTATTGATACTTCGGGCGAAACACTTGCTAAGCACGGATATCGTAAAATTCCGGGAAAAGCCCCTATGTTAGAGGCGCTTGCCGCCGCAACGGTATTAAGCACACAATGGGATCAGAAATCTCCTTTTGTAAATCCAATGTGTGGTTCAGGAACATTGGCAATTGAAGCTGCCCTGATTGCAACCAATCGCAGGCCAGGTTTATTTAGAATGAACTATGGTTTTATGCACATTATGGGTTACGATGAACAGATATTTTTTGCTGAAAGAAGGATTCTGAAAGATCAGGTAATAAAAAATATTGAACTTCAGATCATCGCTACTGATATTTCTGAAGATGCAGTAGATGTAAGTCGCAGAAATGCAAAAACAGCCGGAGTCGATACATTGATTACTTTCGAAGTTTGTGATTTTGCTGAAACAATGGTTCCTGAAGGCGGCAAAGGCGTGGTTGTATTTAACCCTGAATATGGTGAGCGTTTAGGGGTGCATTCTAAACTGGAATTAACCTACAAGCGCATGGGCGATTTTATGAAACAGAACTGTAAAGGATATTTTGGATATATCTTTACCGGAAATCCTGATCTGGCCAAAAAAATAGGACTGAAAGCTACAAGAAAAATAGAATTCTACAACGGAAAACTAGATTGTCGTATGCTTGAATATGAGTTGTATGATGGCTCACGAAGACCTGAGGGAGAAAGGCCGGTTAAAGACTAA